The genome window GGCGCATACGCCATGATCAAGCTCGCGCGCGACCTGCAGGACACCCTGTTCGCGCGAAGCCTTGATGAGCAATACCTCGAACTGGAGAAACGGTTCGAGACGCGACTGAAAGAGGAGGAGATCCAGCGGCTGGATGCTGAAGCCCGCGAGCGCGAGGAGCGCCTGCGCGTGCGCAACGTGCAGCTGTATGGAAGCCTGGCACTCGCCGTGCTCGCGCTGGGAGCAGCGGCGCTGGTGTGGCGCAACCTGCGGGAGAAGCGGAGGTACTCGGCGGCGCTGGAAAAGCTCAACGCGGAACTGAACGAGCAGAAGACACGCATTGAGGAGATTAACCGCCTGCTGCAGCTCAAGGTGCTGCGCACGCAGATGAACCCGCACTTCATCTACAACAGCCTCAATGCCATCCATAACCTGGTGCGCAAGGGCGAGGTGATGGCGGCCGCTGCTTACTTGGATGGCTTCGCCCGTTTGTTGCGCATGGTGCTCGATCACAGCGTGAAGGAGCGAGTGCCCTTGTCCGACGAGATCACCTTCCTGCGCCAGTACCTCAAGCTGGAGGCGTTGCGCTTCGATGACGGGCTGGACTTCAGCGTGGATGCCGATCGCGTTCTCGTGGAGGATGAGGACTTGCTCGTTCCCACACTGCTCGTGCAGCCCTTCGCGGAGAACGCGGTCTGGCATGGTCTCGCGCCGAAGCAGGGAGCGAAGAAGCTGACCGTGCGCTTCGCGATGCGGGGCGATCAGGTGGTCTGCACCGTGGAGGACAATGGCGTTGGAAGGAACGCCGCACCGAAACGCGCGCACCCCGACGGTAGCCCGAGCCTTGGGCTGCAACTCACGAACGAGCGCTTGCAGTTGCTGGCGTTCAAGCTCGGGGACACGGGCCGGGTGACCTTCACCGATCTCATGGAAGGCGATGCTCCAGCAGGTACGCGCGTAGAGGTGGTCCTCGGCTGAGGTCTAACTTGCTCCCATGATCTCGGCCGTGCAGGTGGATGATGAGGCGAGCGCCCGCGAATTCCTGCGCTCCCGTTTGCACGACGTCGCCCCAGAGGTCCAAGTCCTCAGCGAAGCGAAGAACATCGATGAGGCGCAACGCCTGATAGCGGAGGCCAGGCCTCAACTTGTGTTCCTGGATGTGGAGATGCCCAGCGGCGATGGCTTCGAGCTGCTCAAGCGGCTTGGTCGGTGGGACTTCGATGTCATCTTCACGACCAGCCACCAGCACTACGCCATCCAGGCCATCCGCTTCAGTGCACTGGATTACCTGCTGAAGCCTGTGCAACCGGATGAGCTGCGCGCGGCGATAGACCGCCACCTGGATCGTAAGGGCACGACCTCGCCCGAAGTGCAGCAGCAGTTCTTGACCAACATCGAACCGCGCAATGAGCAAGCCCTCAAGCTCACCCTCACGCACGGCGATCGCACGCATGCCGTCGCGCCGGCGGACATCGCGTGGTGCCAGGCCGACGACAATTACACCGCGCTGCACCTCGCCGATGAGCGCCGCTTCGTCTCCGCCCGCACGCTGAAGGACTACGACGAGATGCTCACGCCGCTCGGCTTCATCCGCGTGCATAAGAGCGCGCTGGTGAACCGCCGCCACGTGGACGGCATCGATGGTGAAGGGCGTGTGCGCCTGCGCAACGGCGTGCGCGTGGAGATCAGCCGGAGGAGGATGGAGGAGGTGACGCTCGCGCTCCGCGGCTGACCGTTGCCTCGATCCCGCCCCGTAGCCTCGGTCTTCCTTTACGTTCGGCCAGCATTGGCTTCCCTTGGTCGTGCAATTCCCACGATCATGCGCAGCGCACTCCTCTCAGCCCTTCTCCTCCCCGCGTTGGCCTTCGCCCAGAACGCCCCCAACCCGGATTGCGCCAACGCTTACCCTATTGCGGTGAGCCCCGGCTCGGTGCCTGAGCCGTGGGTGCTGAGCAACAGCTTCGGCGAGCCGAATGCCATGACGCCCGCGGCGTGCAGCGGCAACGGCTACAACGATGTGTGGTTCAGCTTCGTGGCCACGGCCAGCGCGCTTACCGTGGTGTATGATGATAACGCCGCTGTGATCGAGGCGTTCAGCGGCAGCTGCGGCGCGCTGAACAGCATCGGGTGCACGGTCGGGGCGGTGGCCACGGGAGCCCTGCCGCTCACCGGCCTCGTCGTGGGCAACACGTATTACTTCAGGAGCTACATCGCGTCGCCGGGCGGCGTGAACGGCGGCGGCACGCGGCGTTGGGGCGTCGTCCATCCGATCACGAACGACGAGTGCGCAGGAGCAATGGAGATCGTTCCGTCGCCCGATCACGGCACGCTCACCCTCGGGGCGCAATTCTCCACCATCGGGGCTACGCAATCGCAGGCGGGCTGCTGGACGGTGGCCGCCTCGGATGACGATGTGTGGCTGCGCTTCACCGCAACGGCCGCAAGGCACCTGCTGGTGATCACGCCGGAGAATGACATCGAGGTGCAGGCTTTTTCCGGGACTTGCGGAAGCCTCACCAGCTTGTGGTGCGAGAATGATTGGCAAGGGGATCGCGAGATCACCGAGCTTACGCCGGGGCAGGAGGTTTTCCTGCGCGTGTACTCGGACAACACGACACCGGGGTTCTTCGTGTGGTTCCGGGTGGCGATCACCGCTCCCCCGCTGAACGATGAATGCGCGAACGCGATCACCATGGCGGTGAACGAAAGCGCCGAGCCGGGACCGCAGTACGGTTTCGATCAGGATGGGGCCACGTCGTCGGTCGTGAACGACTACACGACGCTGCGTGATGTGTGGTTCCAGTTCACCGCGCCCGCTTCGCCCATCGTGGTCGAGAAGGTCGGCTCCTTCAGCCTTGCGCTCTTCGAGCCGAATTGCGTGGACGGCATCATGAACGAGACCGGCCCGGACCCGCTGATCCTGGATGCCCTCACGCCCGGCACCAGCTACAAGCTGAAGGCGAGCGGCTTCAACGGCGCCATCCGCACGCGCGGACTGACCACCAACGACGAATGCACTGACGCCATCAGCCTTTCCGTGCAACCCGACGGTGCCCCGTTGCAGTTCACGCACGCAGTCACCTATGGCGCTACCGAGAGCGCCACCGCTTGTTTGGCCGGCACCGATGACGATGTGTGGTTCACCTTCACGGCGACGGCACCCACCGTGCGCCTGCGCGCGCTGGCCGATGGGGCCGTGCTCCGGTACGAATTGAACACCGGAGCCTGCGGCTCCCTCACGGCGGTGGAATGCGCGGGTGTGGACATCAACTTCGGCACCGCGCTCGATAGCCTGGTGGTCGGCACCAACTACACGCTCCGCTTGTGGACCAGTGCAGCGGTGCAGAAGCCGATCAAGATTGCTTTGTCCGAGGCTGTCTCGAACGATGAATGCGTGGGTGCGCTCCCGCTGGTGCCGACCACCCTGGCGGACTACGACATGGCCCAGCGCACCGAGTTCCGGTTCGCCACGTCATCGCTGCCGCAATGCGGATCCGTTTTCCCAGCGTTGGACCTGTGGTACTCCTTCACGGCCATGGCAAGCACGGCGGCCTTGCTGGTGCAACCCGTCGTGACCGGCGCGAATCCGGTGAACACGGAGCTCTTCTCCGGCACCTGCGCATCGCTCACCAGTGTGCTCTGCACGGACGAAGCCCAGACCAATTACACCGGCCTGGTGCCTGGCGCGACCTACTTCGTGCGCGTCTATACGACGGGTAGTGTCAGTTCACGGTTCCGCCATCAGTTCTACGCGCCAGCCGTGAACGATGACATGGCAGGTGCGATCCAGCTCTTCCCTGGCGGCGATGAATTCGCGCATCCCATGCACCCGTACGCGAACTATGGCGCTTCGTCATCGTTCGCGCAAGCGGCCTGCACCGGCACTCCGGCCGATGATGTGTGGTTCTACTTCGTGGCGACCACCAGTGAGCACCATGTCGGCCTGGACATCGGCAGCATGAACTACCCGGAGAACGCGCCCACCATGCGCATCGAGACTTTCAGCGGTTTCAGCACGATCCCCGACACGCTGCTCGCGAACGAGCTGGTGTGCGGCACCAGCGCCAATGGCGTCAACGTGACCGGCCTTACCGTGGGCGACACGGTGATGGTGCGCTTCTTCAACTCCACGGCGGGGGTGCACAACATCCGCACCTTCCATCCTTATGTGGGCGACGGCGGCACGGCCGATGAGGCCAGCGGTGCTTCTGAGATCACGGAGTTCGATGCCTATGCCGGCGCCTTCGACACCAACAACGCCACGGAAAGCTTGCCCAGCAACGGGTGTGCGGTGATCGGCGACAGTCCGGACGATGACGTCTGGTTCAAGTTCACGCACGATGGTGAAGCCGCCACCATCATGTGCCACTTCCTCGACAACAATGCGGTGCTGGAACTGTTCCAGGGTCCCGTGGGGAATCTCACGTCCATCGCCTGCGGCCAGAACTACCTGGTGCTGCCCGGCGGCATGGTCGATGGGCAGACCTACCATTTGCGCGTGTACAGCCGCAACACCAGCGACCTATCGGGCAGGCTCGGACTCTTCCACACGCCGCACCCGATGGAGAGCGATTGCGCCGATATCGCGTGCCTCGGTCCCAACCTGGTCTTGAACCCCGGCATCGAACCCGGTGCGCTCAACGCCACGCAGTTCCAATCATCGGGCCCACCTGACCCTATCGGCCAGGGGCTGGCTCCGGATTGGCATGCGGCGATCGCCACGGCCGACAACTACTCGGCTGGGGTTTCCTACAACGATGGCAAACGGATCCCGAAGGGCTATGCCAGCGCTCCCGATGCGGCCCATGATCCTCGTCCGCGTGGCGGTGGCGGAGTGGCCGGTGCGTACGCCTCCGATGGGGACGATTACTACGAGGCGATCGGCGGTCGCCTGAGCGCACCGATGGTGCCCGGGCTGCCGTACTTGATCGCGTTCAACGTGCGCGTACGCAGCGATCAAGGCACCTGCGATGGTTTCGGTGCGCACCTGAGCATGGCACCCCTCTCCATGCCATCGCCCTATCTGAATGTGCCGATGCAGATCGAATGGACAGGCGGGCGGATCGAGGGCAGCAACGAATGGCAGACCATCTGCGGCCAGTTCATCGCCGACAAAGCCTACGAGCACATCACCGTCGGCGCGCTGAAGCCCGAGGATGAACTGGACTGCTCGGGAGGCATTGCGTATTACTACTTCGACGATGTGACCGTGGCCGAGATCATCGATGCGCTCTGCGTGACGGTGGATGTGGATGAAGTGGAGCCCGCTACTTCCTCCACGGTTGCAGGTGATGGACTGAACGTGTTCCCGAACCCAGCGAACGAGAGGCTCAACATCAGCATCGAGGACGCGTTGATCGGCGAAGAGGCGGTGATCGAACTCTTCGATGTCACCGGAAAGCGCGTGCTTGCGCGAATGATGCCATCCCTGGCGAGCAACATGCTCCTGGAGCTTCCGGCAACGCTGCGCGAAGGCTTGTACCTGGTGATGCTGCGCGTGGAAGGACGTGGGTCGAAGAGTGCGCGAGTGATCCTCATGCGTTGAGCGACTACCTTGTTCGCATGCGACCACTCATCGCCATCGCGCTCATTCCGTTCGTCTGGAGTTGCAGCGCACCTATGGAACAAGCTCCCGAGTATGTCCTTCCTCCCGAATGGGAACCGCATGAAGCTGTATGGTTCACCTACCAAGGCAATGCCGTGGATACGGTCCTGGACCAGGTGGTGCGGCGGATGGACGCTGACACGCGCGTAGTGTGCGCGGCGGATAACGATAGCCTCGCAAGGACCATCGCTGCCCGCTGGGACGGCATGGGAATCACCAACTACCGCATGGAAGTGCTCAGCGACTCGCTCGAAGGACTTTGCGTGCGCGATGCCGGACCGATCTTCCTGCGGCAGCGTGATGGGAGCCTGGCCGTGCTGGATG of Flavobacteriales bacterium contains these proteins:
- a CDS encoding histidine kinase, which codes for MRSLFLALAALVALRVTAQEDPARLKALHLASAHDSLEAEAHATLAAHAEPDEERYDALYHLAFARSGKDDAVAAIRHGQEALLIARELQDTVRIMGSLYQLIKFNVEARHYEEADRLRYELLSLAKGYGKDARHLALAHNAVGSLHSRELRHDSAEHHYREGLRVLGDAHGTSVRQALIGNLAGTLGETGRHAEAIALHREALALVNSSDLPNRAWSLRTLAQSLIHAGRYEEALAAMHEGDSLNRLGGNALDLAIDFAELRADALDSLGDHRGAYAMIKLARDLQDTLFARSLDEQYLELEKRFETRLKEEEIQRLDAEAREREERLRVRNVQLYGSLALAVLALGAAALVWRNLREKRRYSAALEKLNAELNEQKTRIEEINRLLQLKVLRTQMNPHFIYNSLNAIHNLVRKGEVMAAAAYLDGFARLLRMVLDHSVKERVPLSDEITFLRQYLKLEALRFDDGLDFSVDADRVLVEDEDLLVPTLLVQPFAENAVWHGLAPKQGAKKLTVRFAMRGDQVVCTVEDNGVGRNAAPKRAHPDGSPSLGLQLTNERLQLLAFKLGDTGRVTFTDLMEGDAPAGTRVEVVLG
- a CDS encoding response regulator transcription factor, with the protein product MISAVQVDDEASAREFLRSRLHDVAPEVQVLSEAKNIDEAQRLIAEARPQLVFLDVEMPSGDGFELLKRLGRWDFDVIFTTSHQHYAIQAIRFSALDYLLKPVQPDELRAAIDRHLDRKGTTSPEVQQQFLTNIEPRNEQALKLTLTHGDRTHAVAPADIAWCQADDNYTALHLADERRFVSARTLKDYDEMLTPLGFIRVHKSALVNRRHVDGIDGEGRVRLRNGVRVEISRRRMEEVTLALRG
- a CDS encoding T9SS type A sorting domain-containing protein, whose amino-acid sequence is MRSALLSALLLPALAFAQNAPNPDCANAYPIAVSPGSVPEPWVLSNSFGEPNAMTPAACSGNGYNDVWFSFVATASALTVVYDDNAAVIEAFSGSCGALNSIGCTVGAVATGALPLTGLVVGNTYYFRSYIASPGGVNGGGTRRWGVVHPITNDECAGAMEIVPSPDHGTLTLGAQFSTIGATQSQAGCWTVAASDDDVWLRFTATAARHLLVITPENDIEVQAFSGTCGSLTSLWCENDWQGDREITELTPGQEVFLRVYSDNTTPGFFVWFRVAITAPPLNDECANAITMAVNESAEPGPQYGFDQDGATSSVVNDYTTLRDVWFQFTAPASPIVVEKVGSFSLALFEPNCVDGIMNETGPDPLILDALTPGTSYKLKASGFNGAIRTRGLTTNDECTDAISLSVQPDGAPLQFTHAVTYGATESATACLAGTDDDVWFTFTATAPTVRLRALADGAVLRYELNTGACGSLTAVECAGVDINFGTALDSLVVGTNYTLRLWTSAAVQKPIKIALSEAVSNDECVGALPLVPTTLADYDMAQRTEFRFATSSLPQCGSVFPALDLWYSFTAMASTAALLVQPVVTGANPVNTELFSGTCASLTSVLCTDEAQTNYTGLVPGATYFVRVYTTGSVSSRFRHQFYAPAVNDDMAGAIQLFPGGDEFAHPMHPYANYGASSSFAQAACTGTPADDVWFYFVATTSEHHVGLDIGSMNYPENAPTMRIETFSGFSTIPDTLLANELVCGTSANGVNVTGLTVGDTVMVRFFNSTAGVHNIRTFHPYVGDGGTADEASGASEITEFDAYAGAFDTNNATESLPSNGCAVIGDSPDDDVWFKFTHDGEAATIMCHFLDNNAVLELFQGPVGNLTSIACGQNYLVLPGGMVDGQTYHLRVYSRNTSDLSGRLGLFHTPHPMESDCADIACLGPNLVLNPGIEPGALNATQFQSSGPPDPIGQGLAPDWHAAIATADNYSAGVSYNDGKRIPKGYASAPDAAHDPRPRGGGGVAGAYASDGDDYYEAIGGRLSAPMVPGLPYLIAFNVRVRSDQGTCDGFGAHLSMAPLSMPSPYLNVPMQIEWTGGRIEGSNEWQTICGQFIADKAYEHITVGALKPEDELDCSGGIAYYYFDDVTVAEIIDALCVTVDVDEVEPATSSTVAGDGLNVFPNPANERLNISIEDALIGEEAVIELFDVTGKRVLARMMPSLASNMLLELPATLREGLYLVMLRVEGRGSKSARVILMR